Proteins encoded by one window of Aliivibrio wodanis:
- a CDS encoding putative uncharacterized protein (No significant database matches): MCGGNLYALFDIDLSHVDAAISRLAKGFYSVITNDNIKDKADLTRELALVFEKENMHQYAKLMMALAGSFRPDGPFIHDKLEQYTQ; the protein is encoded by the coding sequence TTGTGTGGCGGTAATTTATACGCTCTGTTTGATATTGATTTGTCTCATGTAGATGCTGCAATTTCTCGCTTAGCTAAGGGATTTTACTCTGTAATAACTAATGATAACATCAAGGATAAAGCGGATTTAACTAGAGAGTTAGCTCTGGTGTTTGAGAAAGAAAACATGCACCAGTATGCAAAGCTTATGATGGCGTTAGCGGGCAGTTTTCGTCCTGATGGTCCATTTATTCATGATAAATTAGAACAATATACTCAATAA
- a CDS encoding putative nucleotidyltransferase codes for MSIEKTGLSKANIIEIVLFTQRFTAIDKVILFGSRAKGTHKVGSDVDLAISGSAVSYAIINELSYLLNEESTLPYYFDLINIDTINSSSLLAHIKEYGMNLSTLSQCFP; via the coding sequence AAGGCTAATATTATTGAGATAGTACTGTTCACCCAGCGTTTTACAGCAATAGACAAAGTAATACTGTTTGGTTCTAGGGCAAAAGGGACACATAAAGTAGGATCCGATGTTGATCTTGCTATCTCAGGTTCTGCGGTAAGCTACGCTATTATTAATGAGTTATCTTATTTACTTAATGAGGAGTCCACACTACCTTATTATTTTGATCTTATTAATATAGATACTATCAATTCTTCATCTTTACTTGCTCATATTAAAGAATATGGAATGAATTTAAGTACGCTTTCCCAATGCTTCCCTTAG